From the genome of Methanobacterium petrolearium, one region includes:
- the gatA gene encoding Asp-tRNA(Asn)/Glu-tRNA(Gln) amidotransferase subunit GatA, with amino-acid sequence MNILEKSQSIRNHKTTASENLEGFIKKINKDNPKINAFLEINIDNARKKAIEIDSKIKNGEKVGKLAGLVVGIKSNINVEDFHITAASPTLKNYIGSYDATVVQRIKDKDGIIIGMTNMDEFAAGSSTETSFRGPTDNPRAPGRIPGGSSGGSAAAVASGMCDIALGSDTGGSIRNPASHCGVMGFKPTYGVVSRQGLLDLAMSFDQIGPFSLDASGVALMLEVIAGEDRRECTTINWQVPEFTKSIADSEDALKGMRLGVVKEFFDVSDEAIVNIIEENIQQMQEAGAEVVELNFDYLKLCLPTYYLINYVEFFSATRKYDGRKYGERIEEVCGEEVLRRIYMGSYISQKEFSGKYYKKALQARSLIRKEITGLLKDVDVLVGPTVPKLPHKVGTELEPMEMYAYDILTVIANLAGIPAASTPAGDVNGIPVGMQLQAKPLDDEKIVKLMAANEVLN; translated from the coding sequence ATGAATATTTTGGAAAAATCACAATCAATCAGGAATCACAAAACAACCGCATCAGAAAATCTGGAAGGATTTATCAAAAAAATAAACAAGGATAACCCTAAAATTAACGCTTTTTTAGAGATAAACATTGATAATGCTCGCAAAAAAGCTATAGAAATAGATTCTAAGATTAAAAATGGTGAAAAAGTTGGAAAACTGGCTGGTTTAGTTGTAGGAATAAAGAGCAATATCAATGTAGAAGATTTCCATATCACTGCTGCTTCTCCTACCCTGAAAAACTATATTGGTAGTTATGATGCCACAGTAGTCCAGCGCATAAAGGATAAAGACGGGATAATTATTGGAATGACCAACATGGACGAATTTGCCGCAGGAAGTTCCACTGAAACATCATTCCGAGGCCCCACAGATAATCCCCGGGCACCAGGCAGAATTCCTGGTGGGTCCAGTGGTGGAAGTGCTGCAGCAGTGGCCTCTGGCATGTGTGATATTGCTTTAGGTTCTGATACTGGTGGATCTATACGTAATCCTGCCTCGCACTGTGGAGTGATGGGGTTCAAACCAACTTATGGTGTGGTAAGCCGCCAAGGACTACTGGATCTGGCCATGAGTTTTGACCAGATTGGTCCTTTCTCTCTGGATGCCAGTGGAGTGGCCCTGATGTTAGAGGTCATCGCTGGGGAGGATCGTCGTGAGTGTACCACCATCAACTGGCAGGTGCCAGAGTTCACCAAAAGCATAGCTGATTCAGAAGATGCACTTAAAGGCATGCGTTTGGGTGTAGTAAAGGAATTCTTTGATGTCTCTGATGAGGCAATCGTTAATATTATTGAAGAAAACATCCAGCAAATGCAAGAGGCAGGGGCGGAAGTAGTTGAATTAAACTTTGATTATCTCAAATTATGTCTGCCTACCTACTACCTCATAAACTATGTGGAGTTCTTCTCAGCCACCAGAAAATATGATGGTCGAAAATATGGTGAACGCATCGAAGAAGTGTGTGGAGAAGAAGTGCTGCGCCGGATATACATGGGATCATACATCAGCCAGAAAGAATTCAGTGGCAAATATTATAAAAAGGCATTACAGGCCCGTTCACTAATAAGAAAAGAAATAACCGGACTTTTAAAGGATGTTGACGTGCTGGTAGGTCCAACCGTTCCTAAACTACCCCATAAAGTGGGCACGGAACTGGAACCAATGGAAATGTATGCCTATGACATCTTGACAGTAATAGCCAACCTGGCAGGCATACCCGCAGCCAGCACCCCTGCTGGGGATGTTAATGGAATACCCGTGGGAATGCAGTTACAGGCCAAACCATTGGATGATGAAAAAATAGTTAAACTGATGGCTGCCAATGAAGTACTGAATTAA
- a CDS encoding AAA family ATPase: MKKIGILYVKGSLPNFENFGELPTHVLKDNGLVNGKEGHKVLDGLIIPGGSIMESVSISPEVENVIRKMNNQGKFILGMCSGFQVLAHKTDIGRKSPCPVERPGLGILDVTFHPLIGTDRVEAEVMDESFLTKGMIGESVTGFHCHTYGDIKGDAQPVFFSKVKRTDYTDNPRKILSGVRNDEGNVVGTMVHASLDENPSLRDNILAYLDTDERDIQEIQSANQDLVEKIKGEIGIGWDIHSDNRVFKGLNDISQMPPFLMIASTGSDSGKTFLTTGLVGALRKKGYRVGVLKVGPDIRDLVPALYLNKEKMENFSSIQIGGLGWKDLKEVIRNVKGKNYDLILIEGVMSIFTGLLNEKTPFSAAEIARAGNIPTLLVTGCNKGGIETAAVDLASHVNIMDNLGIKTTGVILNKVYHEGIAETASDYLKKTTGLEWVGRVPKTQLAARGGTPEVEIKLEDFCLKAMETVEKHLDVAGIMKMAQKPYFDGYISYKEILKDFMN; this comes from the coding sequence ATGAAAAAAATAGGCATCCTTTATGTTAAAGGATCACTACCCAACTTCGAGAACTTCGGAGAGTTACCTACTCATGTTTTAAAGGATAATGGTCTGGTAAATGGTAAAGAAGGTCATAAAGTCTTGGATGGCCTCATAATTCCAGGTGGAAGTATCATGGAGTCTGTGAGCATCAGCCCGGAAGTTGAAAATGTCATCAGGAAAATGAACAACCAGGGCAAATTCATACTGGGAATGTGCTCTGGATTCCAGGTTCTTGCCCATAAAACAGATATTGGGCGGAAATCTCCCTGTCCAGTGGAACGACCTGGCCTGGGAATACTAGATGTTACCTTTCATCCCCTCATAGGCACTGATAGAGTGGAAGCTGAAGTAATGGATGAATCCTTTCTGACTAAGGGAATGATTGGAGAAAGTGTAACTGGTTTTCACTGCCACACCTATGGTGATATAAAGGGTGATGCACAACCAGTCTTCTTTTCAAAGGTTAAAAGGACGGATTACACAGATAATCCTCGGAAAATACTTTCAGGAGTCCGGAATGATGAGGGTAATGTGGTGGGAACCATGGTCCACGCATCCTTGGATGAAAACCCCTCCCTCAGGGACAACATTTTAGCTTACCTGGATACAGATGAACGAGATATTCAGGAGATTCAATCAGCCAATCAAGATCTGGTTGAGAAAATCAAAGGAGAAATAGGGATAGGGTGGGATATTCACTCAGATAATCGTGTTTTTAAAGGTTTAAATGATATTTCACAAATGCCTCCATTTCTTATGATTGCCAGCACCGGATCTGATTCTGGGAAAACATTCCTAACCACTGGACTGGTGGGGGCACTACGGAAAAAAGGTTACCGGGTGGGGGTGCTAAAGGTTGGTCCGGATATAAGGGACCTGGTACCAGCACTCTACTTGAATAAAGAGAAAATGGAGAACTTTTCATCCATCCAGATAGGTGGCCTGGGCTGGAAAGACTTAAAAGAAGTAATTAGAAATGTTAAAGGAAAAAATTATGATCTAATTTTAATAGAAGGTGTTATGAGCATTTTCACAGGGCTTTTGAACGAAAAAACTCCATTTTCAGCAGCTGAAATTGCTAGGGCGGGAAATATTCCCACATTACTGGTCACTGGCTGTAACAAGGGTGGTATTGAAACTGCCGCCGTTGATTTGGCCTCTCATGTGAATATCATGGATAATTTAGGTATAAAAACCACCGGAGTTATCTTAAACAAGGTTTACCATGAAGGAATAGCTGAAACTGCATCAGATTATCTTAAAAAAACCACCGGACTTGAATGGGTGGGCCGAGTTCCCAAGACCCAGTTGGCTGCCCGGGGAGGAACTCCTGAGGTGGAGATAAAACTGGAAGACTTTTGCCTGAAAGCTATGGAAACTGTTGAAAAACATCTGGATGTTGCCGGAATTATGAAAATGGCTCAAAAACCATATTTCGATGGTTATATATCCTATAAAGAGATATTAAAGGATTTCATGAACTAA
- the ribB gene encoding 3,4-dihydroxy-2-butanone-4-phosphate synthase codes for MIKKAVEAFKNGEIVLIFDDDNRERETDMIMSAEFMTPSHMTTIRNDAGGLVCVPISSEISDQLGIPFMTDVMEAATDKYPVLGELSPNDIPYDEKSAFSITVNHRKTFTGITDNDRACTIKELGFLCKNGNFADFGKYFRAPGHVTLLRATEGHVLNRKGHTEMSVALAEMAGLTQVAVCCEMMDDVTGNSMVTDDVAKYAKNHDLVFLSGAELIEGYHEFKDI; via the coding sequence ATGATAAAAAAAGCAGTAGAAGCGTTTAAAAATGGAGAAATAGTTTTAATATTTGATGATGATAACCGTGAACGGGAAACAGACATGATCATGTCTGCAGAGTTCATGACCCCCTCTCATATGACCACCATTAGAAATGATGCTGGTGGACTGGTTTGTGTGCCTATATCCTCAGAAATCTCAGATCAGTTGGGTATACCATTCATGACCGATGTAATGGAAGCTGCCACTGATAAATATCCAGTTTTAGGTGAATTATCACCTAATGACATTCCTTACGATGAGAAATCAGCATTCTCCATAACCGTGAACCACAGAAAAACCTTTACTGGCATCACCGACAATGACCGGGCCTGCACCATCAAAGAACTTGGATTTTTATGTAAAAATGGGAATTTCGCTGATTTTGGCAAATATTTCCGCGCCCCAGGACATGTAACTCTTCTTAGAGCCACTGAAGGCCATGTTTTAAATAGAAAAGGACACACTGAGATGAGTGTGGCCCTGGCAGAAATGGCAGGGTTAACTCAGGTGGCAGTTTGTTGTGAAATGATGGATGATGTGACTGGTAATTCCATGGTCACCGACGATGTGGCCAAGTATGCTAAAAACCATGATCTTGTGTTTTTAAGCGGTGCAGAATTAATTGAAGGTTACCATGAATTTAAAGACATTTAA
- a CDS encoding DUF120 domain-containing protein: MEIIGTVVSGTGKGSYFMSLEFYKEKFLENLGFEPFPGTLNLKISGKDAKSLNDLDDEMGIIKGDEGFGDVKFLRAQLNGEMDGAILFPVKTQHSSKTLEFVAREKLREKLKLEDGDVATLKIE; this comes from the coding sequence ATGGAAATTATCGGAACCGTAGTCTCTGGAACAGGTAAAGGCAGTTATTTCATGTCTTTGGAATTTTATAAGGAGAAATTTCTGGAAAATCTTGGCTTTGAACCATTTCCTGGGACTCTTAACCTGAAAATTTCAGGAAAAGATGCCAAGTCATTAAATGATCTTGATGATGAAATGGGGATCATTAAGGGTGACGAAGGATTTGGTGATGTTAAATTTCTAAGAGCTCAGTTAAACGGAGAAATGGATGGAGCAATCTTGTTTCCAGTTAAAACCCAACATTCCAGTAAGACTTTGGAGTTCGTGGCCAGGGAAAAACTCAGGGAAAAACTCAAACTTGAAGATGGAGATGTGGCCACCCTTAAAATAGAATAA
- a CDS encoding endonuclease V has product MPSINLTQLLTNIQRSLADKVVQKNCFNNITKVAGVDVSFSIDNEAVAAAVVLETEGLDLLEKKTVDIELFFPYMSGFLGVREVDAVVSVVNSLEHDFDVLMVNGHGVMHPAGFGLASHVGVLMDVPTMGVAKRLTGGSYIMEATQKDHTPQEVQLLKQDNRVVGAFFRGIYVSVGHKMCLETVLDVALQTSIYKTPEPVRQAHMLATETFKNQLKKC; this is encoded by the coding sequence ATGCCTTCTATTAACCTTACCCAACTTTTAACCAATATTCAACGTTCATTAGCAGACAAGGTGGTCCAAAAAAACTGTTTCAACAACATTACGAAGGTGGCAGGTGTTGATGTTTCATTTTCCATTGATAATGAAGCAGTTGCCGCTGCTGTGGTTCTGGAAACCGAAGGTCTGGACCTATTAGAGAAAAAAACAGTGGATATTGAATTATTTTTCCCATATATGTCTGGTTTTTTAGGTGTAAGGGAGGTTGATGCTGTAGTTTCTGTTGTTAACTCCCTTGAACATGATTTTGATGTTTTGATGGTTAATGGCCATGGGGTTATGCATCCTGCAGGTTTTGGCCTGGCTTCCCATGTGGGTGTACTTATGGATGTTCCCACTATGGGTGTGGCAAAAAGGTTAACTGGTGGAAGTTATATAATGGAGGCCACCCAAAAAGACCACACCCCCCAAGAAGTTCAACTTTTAAAACAGGATAATCGTGTGGTTGGGGCCTTTTTTAGGGGAATCTATGTGAGTGTTGGCCATAAAATGTGCCTTGAAACCGTCTTAGACGTTGCACTGCAAACAAGCATCTACAAAACCCCTGAACCTGTAAGACAAGCCCATATGCTGGCAACTGAAACCTTTAAAAATCAGTTAAAAAAGTGTTGA
- the sepS gene encoding O-phosphoserine--tRNA ligase, with the protein MKKKEILKLAKRDFEKAWVKSGLNLKKPHHDDEYPRLHLKTGQTHPLNDTIAKLRQAYLLLGFSEAINPLFIEDDHIYRQFGPEAPAVLDRCFYLAGLPRPDIGIGMDKIEQIEGLGVGLDEDKIQSLKEVFRSYKKGNTSGDDLVHDVSVALEVEGETGLRVLERVFPELKELTPISSKTTLRSHMTSGWFITLESMVKNYPLPVKLFSIDRCFRREQREDASHLMTYHSASCVWMDDEVSLDLGMAVSESLLEYFGFKKFKFLPDEKKSKYYIPGTQTEVYGYHPQLNDWVEVATFGLYSPIALARYGIGQEVMNLGVGAERMAMILGGYEDIREMVYPQTYTKRSLTDRELASMLRMNLYPVTDDGRKLAESIINTAREHSDAESPCEFTIFEGEFLDKNIAVKIVEPEAGTKLLGPASWNRIYVYDGNIVGVPHPRTLNTVQPLDDVIEDIIDSMGNEIVDDLAIQALRKGIPTGITYLDGVAAQVAYRVEEMVVSGEESTRLRTTIAKLPSDVNLKLDDVAMRYITSKNKVIDIRGPIFCTITGEVKD; encoded by the coding sequence GTGAAGAAGAAGGAGATATTGAAACTGGCAAAGAGGGATTTTGAAAAGGCCTGGGTAAAATCTGGCCTGAACCTTAAAAAACCCCATCATGATGACGAATATCCTCGACTGCACCTTAAAACTGGGCAAACTCACCCGTTAAATGACACCATTGCCAAATTAAGGCAAGCATATCTTTTACTGGGTTTTTCTGAGGCTATCAACCCATTATTCATTGAAGATGATCATATTTACCGTCAGTTCGGACCAGAAGCCCCTGCAGTTTTAGACCGCTGTTTTTATCTGGCTGGCCTACCACGTCCCGATATAGGGATCGGAATGGATAAAATTGAGCAAATAGAAGGATTGGGAGTAGGCTTAGATGAAGATAAGATCCAGTCCCTGAAAGAAGTGTTCCGCAGTTACAAAAAGGGCAATACCAGTGGGGATGATCTGGTACACGATGTTTCTGTTGCCCTGGAAGTGGAAGGGGAAACAGGTCTCAGAGTACTGGAGAGAGTTTTCCCAGAACTTAAAGAACTCACACCCATCTCCAGTAAAACCACTCTACGTTCACATATGACGTCAGGATGGTTCATAACCCTGGAATCAATGGTTAAAAATTATCCATTGCCAGTAAAACTGTTTTCAATTGATCGTTGCTTCCGTAGAGAACAACGAGAAGATGCAAGTCACCTCATGACTTATCACTCAGCTTCGTGTGTCTGGATGGATGATGAGGTATCTTTGGACTTAGGAATGGCTGTGTCTGAGAGTTTACTGGAGTATTTTGGTTTTAAAAAGTTCAAATTCTTACCTGATGAGAAGAAATCCAAATATTATATTCCTGGCACCCAGACTGAGGTTTACGGTTACCATCCCCAATTAAACGACTGGGTGGAAGTGGCCACCTTTGGATTATACTCCCCCATAGCCCTGGCAAGATATGGAATCGGCCAAGAAGTTATGAACCTTGGTGTAGGGGCAGAAAGGATGGCCATGATCCTGGGAGGATATGAAGACATCAGGGAAATGGTTTACCCCCAGACATATACTAAAAGAAGTCTTACTGACCGTGAATTAGCATCTATGCTTCGTATGAACCTTTATCCTGTGACTGATGATGGGAGGAAACTTGCAGAATCCATTATTAACACCGCAAGGGAACACAGTGATGCAGAATCACCCTGTGAGTTTACCATCTTTGAAGGAGAGTTTTTGGATAAAAACATTGCTGTCAAGATCGTGGAACCAGAAGCAGGCACCAAACTACTGGGACCAGCCAGCTGGAACCGAATATATGTTTATGATGGGAACATTGTGGGAGTGCCCCATCCCCGCACCCTCAACACTGTGCAACCACTGGATGATGTGATTGAAGATATCATTGATAGTATGGGGAATGAGATCGTGGATGATCTGGCTATACAGGCACTTAGAAAGGGCATCCCAACGGGTATCACCTACTTGGATGGGGTGGCAGCTCAGGTTGCCTATCGTGTGGAGGAAATGGTGGTTAGTGGGGAAGAATCTACTCGTTTAAGGACAACAATAGCCAAATTACCCTCTGATGTTAACCTTAAACTGGATGATGTGGCCATGCGTTATATCACCAGTAAAAACAAGGTTATTGACATTCGTGGCCCTATATTCTGCACGATTACTGGGGAAGTTAAAGATTGA
- the tfrA gene encoding fumarate reductase (CoM/CoB) subunit TfrA, with protein sequence MEKETYSTDVLVIGSGGAGCRAAIEAKKHGKDVIIVSKGLSYKSGCTTLAEGGYNAAFAYVDAEDSTQAHLDDTLKGGAYLNDQELVHVLVEEAPDRLTELEGYGALFDRQESGKLNQRPFGGQTYRRTCFQGDRTGHEMMTALREEVTRLDIETVDEVMITTLLQDSEGNVGGACGISLSNTHFVTFLAKSTIITTGGAGWIYPVTSNALQKTGDGYALSWNAGADLLDMEQVQFHPTGMLYPDSRRGVLVTEAVRGEGGKLINSEGERFMANYDPRGELATRDVVARAIYNEIMEGRGTENGGVYLDVTHLPAEVIEEKLETMLLQFQDVGADIRKEPMEVAPTAHHFMGGARINPHCETNIPNLYVAGEASGGVHGANRLGGNALADTQVFGKRAGETAALNVSKSKFTLNPASVEMEQGRITKLFQDGDYYPFQLKEELQEVMWNDVAIIRQSEGLKSALERINALKEKMTRMIVPDVIGYNRHLQDALELENMILIAELVTKSAIIREESRGAHYRGDYPETRDEWNKSIILNKNEEVRFKKR encoded by the coding sequence ATGGAAAAGGAGACCTACTCTACTGATGTGCTGGTGATCGGATCCGGAGGAGCCGGATGCAGAGCAGCCATAGAAGCCAAAAAACATGGAAAAGATGTAATAATAGTATCCAAAGGATTATCATATAAATCAGGGTGCACCACCCTGGCAGAAGGAGGATACAATGCAGCATTTGCCTATGTGGATGCTGAAGACAGTACACAAGCCCATCTGGATGACACCCTCAAAGGGGGGGCCTACCTAAATGACCAGGAACTGGTACATGTCCTGGTGGAAGAAGCACCTGACAGGTTAACTGAACTGGAAGGTTATGGAGCATTATTTGACCGCCAGGAATCAGGAAAACTGAACCAACGGCCATTTGGAGGCCAAACCTACCGCAGAACATGTTTCCAGGGGGACCGCACCGGTCATGAGATGATGACTGCCCTTAGAGAGGAAGTAACCCGTCTGGATATAGAAACGGTAGATGAGGTCATGATCACCACCCTCCTACAGGACAGTGAAGGAAATGTAGGTGGAGCGTGTGGAATATCATTATCAAACACCCATTTTGTAACCTTTTTGGCTAAATCAACCATCATAACCACTGGAGGCGCAGGTTGGATTTATCCAGTGACTTCCAATGCCCTACAAAAAACAGGAGACGGCTATGCCCTATCATGGAATGCAGGGGCCGATCTTCTGGACATGGAACAGGTCCAATTCCACCCCACTGGCATGTTATACCCGGATTCCCGTCGCGGAGTCCTGGTAACTGAGGCAGTGCGAGGGGAAGGGGGTAAACTCATAAATTCTGAGGGTGAAAGGTTCATGGCTAACTATGACCCTCGCGGAGAGCTGGCCACCAGGGATGTGGTTGCCCGTGCCATCTACAATGAAATAATGGAAGGCAGAGGTACAGAAAATGGTGGGGTATATCTGGATGTCACTCATCTACCTGCAGAAGTTATTGAAGAAAAACTGGAAACCATGCTCCTACAATTCCAGGACGTGGGAGCAGACATCAGAAAAGAACCAATGGAAGTAGCACCCACAGCCCATCACTTCATGGGAGGGGCCAGAATAAACCCACACTGTGAAACCAACATCCCTAATTTATACGTGGCAGGGGAGGCATCAGGAGGAGTTCACGGAGCTAACCGCCTAGGTGGGAATGCACTGGCTGACACCCAGGTCTTTGGAAAACGAGCCGGTGAAACAGCCGCATTAAATGTATCAAAATCGAAATTCACATTGAACCCTGCTTCTGTAGAAATGGAACAGGGAAGAATTACTAAACTATTCCAAGATGGAGATTACTATCCCTTCCAGCTCAAAGAAGAACTGCAGGAAGTAATGTGGAATGATGTGGCTATCATCAGACAGTCAGAAGGTCTGAAATCTGCTCTTGAAAGAATCAATGCACTTAAAGAGAAAATGACCCGCATGATTGTTCCTGATGTTATTGGCTATAATCGGCACCTTCAAGACGCCCTGGAACTTGAAAACATGATTTTAATCGCGGAACTGGTCACTAAATCTGCCATTATACGTGAGGAGAGTAGAGGGGCACATTATCGTGGGGATTATCCGGAAACCAGGGATGAATGGAATAAAAGTATAATATTGAATAAAAATGAAGAGGTTAGGTTTAAAAAAAGATAA
- a CDS encoding DUF3795 domain-containing protein has protein sequence MGEEELISYCGLYCGDCFGYHGKIASLADELNTELKEINFKKNADFFAEIPVFKAFKNYDSFVELLETLKELKCEGCRTGDGPPFCEIRKCCGEKGIMGCWECDEFKDYTELKECEKLQFLKTHGDGHIKNLVILRDRGVEEFIKGDRNW, from the coding sequence ATGGGGGAAGAAGAACTAATCAGTTATTGCGGGCTTTACTGTGGTGATTGTTTCGGTTATCATGGTAAAATAGCTTCACTTGCAGATGAACTGAATACAGAACTTAAAGAGATTAATTTCAAAAAAAATGCGGATTTTTTCGCAGAAATACCTGTTTTTAAAGCATTTAAGAATTATGATAGCTTTGTAGAGCTATTAGAAACTTTGAAAGAACTTAAATGTGAGGGTTGTAGGACTGGGGATGGACCTCCTTTCTGTGAAATCCGGAAATGCTGCGGTGAAAAAGGTATTATGGGTTGTTGGGAGTGTGATGAATTTAAAGATTACACTGAATTAAAAGAGTGTGAGAAACTTCAATTTCTAAAAACCCACGGAGATGGCCATATAAAAAATTTAGTGATATTAAGGGATAGGGGAGTTGAAGAATTTATAAAAGGGGATAGGAACTGGTAA
- a CDS encoding HIT family protein, with product MECEYFEKINHRKYGELLAETGHWLIILAPDQRNLGTCVVALKRNETELSGLNADEWADLAFVVRKLEFAVKKAFHPTMFNWGCLMNSSYLEDPPSPHLHWHFIPRYQDTVVFHGKTFEDPCFGRSTMHDRGRSMKLSEEFTTKIKNEITKYLEI from the coding sequence GTGGAATGCGAGTATTTTGAGAAAATAAACCATCGTAAGTATGGTGAACTCCTGGCTGAAACTGGACACTGGCTTATCATCCTGGCCCCTGATCAGAGGAACCTGGGAACCTGCGTTGTGGCCCTTAAAAGGAATGAAACCGAACTTTCTGGTCTGAATGCCGATGAATGGGCTGACCTGGCATTTGTTGTCAGGAAACTGGAATTTGCTGTTAAAAAGGCGTTCCATCCCACCATGTTCAACTGGGGCTGTTTGATGAACTCTTCCTATCTTGAAGATCCTCCTTCACCCCATTTACACTGGCATTTCATCCCCCGTTACCAGGACACCGTGGTATTCCATGGTAAAACATTCGAAGATCCCTGTTTCGGTAGGAGCACCATGCATGACCGGGGAAGATCAATGAAACTTTCAGAAGAGTTCACAACCAAGATCAAAAATGAAATAACAAAATATCTGGAAATTTAG
- a CDS encoding PAP2 family protein has translation MASSNQNQTQFKEKLANNISTLTNPSFVAIPVFLLINYTVLSGGEWLWFSAVSIFFVSLMPIITSFLWIKKNNLEVDMPNRQDRIYPLLLVIFAYIIGFVVLYIIGAPQLTTVLMFCYLTNTIVVLLFSLFWKISIHAMGIAGPATAMIYLFGWPGFLFNLLVPPVIWSRFYLKRHSASQLITGTVLGYFLTAIQIYILIGF, from the coding sequence ATGGCCAGTTCTAATCAAAATCAAACACAGTTTAAAGAAAAACTTGCCAATAACATATCCACTCTAACTAACCCCTCATTTGTGGCTATTCCTGTATTTCTGTTGATCAATTACACGGTGTTGTCTGGTGGGGAATGGTTATGGTTTTCTGCTGTCAGCATCTTTTTTGTAAGTCTGATGCCCATTATAACCAGTTTTTTGTGGATAAAAAAGAATAACCTGGAAGTGGACATGCCCAACCGGCAAGATAGGATTTATCCCCTGTTACTGGTGATCTTCGCCTACATTATAGGGTTTGTGGTCCTGTACATAATAGGAGCACCGCAACTGACTACAGTCTTAATGTTCTGTTACCTTACCAACACCATTGTGGTGTTATTGTTCAGTTTGTTCTGGAAGATCAGCATACACGCCATGGGCATTGCTGGTCCGGCAACTGCAATGATTTACCTGTTCGGATGGCCTGGATTCCTATTCAATTTACTGGTTCCTCCTGTAATTTGGAGCAGATTCTACCTGAAAAGACATAGTGCATCCCAGCTTATCACCGGGACGGTTTTGGGTTATTTTTTAACTGCTATCCAGATCTATATTCTAATAGGGTTTTGA